The sequence below is a genomic window from Armatimonadota bacterium.
CAGAGCAGTTGCGCACGGACAAAGATTGGTTTCGCGGGTTCAAAGAGATGCATGGAGAGCCTCAGTAGGAATAACGCATTCAGGCTTCAATTCGTTGCCCATAACCGCGGCGACGGAGATCACTGCCCCATTCGGCTCGGCCAAGGCGACGAACCCCTCCTTCGCGTCGATCAGATTCGGCACACTTCCGCCGTTCCGAACACGCATCGTCTCGAAGTCAGAGAGCGACCGTACCGGCATCGGACGCAACGCTGTCCGCAAAGAAATCATATCATCCATTGTAACGCCATCGAGCGTACTTGCTGCCTCCAGTTTGAACTGACCGACCTGCGTCCGCACTAACGACTGCAGGAAGGCCCCACAGCCGATTCTCTCGCCCAAATCGTTGGCGATCGTCCGCACATAGGTCCCACCAGAACACTCAATTTCAAGCTCGACCGTCGTCTCGCCAATCGCCAGGACGTCCATACGCTCAATATGAATTGTCCGGGCCTTGCGCTCGATCTCGATCCCTTCGCGGGCATATTTATACAGTGGCTGGCCCTTCACTTTGACCGCGCTAAACATCGGTGGCATCTGCTCCTGCAATCCCAAAAATCCTGGAACCACATCTCGAATCTGCGCCGCCAAATCCATCGGCACCGGCCCTTCCCGAACGATCTCGCCCTCCGAGTCGTAGCTATCAGTCGCGATACCAAACCGCACCGTAGCCCGATACACCTTCGGCTCCAATGGCAAGTACTGAAGAAAACGCGTCGCGGGTCCGACCGCCACGACGAGCAAGCCCGTCGCCATTGGGTCCAGCGTTCCCGCGTGGCCGATGCGCTTGGTGTTGAACTTACGACGGAGCTTGGCCACCACGTCGTGCGACGAATATTCCAGCGGTTTGTCGATTAAGACGATGCCAAACAACGGCGCA
It includes:
- the truB gene encoding tRNA pseudouridine(55) synthase TruB, coding for MLDPKSSRLRRRRGGPRIRRRWAPQCGRVQFRRRSIGRRTSTDRGNAPLFGIVLIDKPLEYSSHDVVAKLRRKFNTKRIGHAGTLDPMATGLLVVAVGPATRFLQYLPLEPKVYRATVRFGIATDSYDSEGEIVREGPVPMDLAAQIRDVVPGFLGLQEQMPPMFSAVKVKGQPLYKYAREGIEIERKARTIHIERMDVLAIGETTVELEIECSGGTYVRTIANDLGERIGCGAFLQSLVRTQVGQFKLEAASTLDGVTMDDMISLRTALRPMPVRSLSDFETMRVRNGGSVPNLIDAKEGFVALAEPNGAVISVAAVMGNELKPECVIPTEALHASL